One part of the Capra hircus breed San Clemente chromosome 4, ASM170441v1, whole genome shotgun sequence genome encodes these proteins:
- the GPR141 gene encoding probable G-protein coupled receptor 141, whose amino-acid sequence MAAHNTSTCDDPILTPHLTRLYFVVLIGGLMGIISILFLLVKMNTRSVTTTAVINLVVVHSVFLLTVPFRLTYLIKHTWTFGLSFCRFVSAMLHIHMYLTFLFYMVILVIRYLIFFKHKDKVEFYRKLHAVAASTAVWLLVIIIVVPLVVSQYGIHEGYDNHHCFKFHKELAHAYVQVINYMIVAIVIVIAVIILVLQIIIIVLMARKLGHSLLSHQEFWAQLKNLLFIGVILICFLPYQCFRIYYLYTVANSRGCNYNVAFYNEIFLSITAISCFDLLLFVLGGSHWFRQKIIDLWNCLLCR is encoded by the coding sequence ATGGCTGCCCACAATACTTCCACCTGCGATGACCCTATATTGACACCCCATTTAACCAGGCTCTACTTTGTAGTGCTTATTGGAGGCCTGATGGGCATCATCTCCATTTTGTTCCTGCTTGTGAAAATGAACACCCGGTCTGTGACCACCACAGCAGTCATTAACCTGGTGGTGGTCCACAGTGTTTTTCTGCTCACAGTGCCTTTTCGCTTGACCTACCTCATCAAGCACacttggacatttgggttgtcctTCTGCAGATTTGTGAGTGCCATGCTGCACATCCACATGTACCTCACATTCCTGTTCTACATGGTGATTCTAGTCATCAGGTACCTCATTTTCTTCAAGCACAAGGACAAAGTGGAATTCTACAGAAAACTACATGCTGTGGCTGCCAGTACTGCCGTGTGGCTACTGGTGATTATCATTGTGGTACCCCTGGTTGTTTCTCAGTATGGAATTCATGAGGGCTACGACAACCACCACTGTTTCAAATTCCACAAGGAACTTGCTCATGCATATGTGCAAGTCATCAATTATATGATAGTCGCTATTGTCATAGTCATCGCAGTGATTATCTTGGTCCTCCAGATCATCATCATTGTGTTGATGGCACGGAAGCTTGGACACTCCTTACTATCCCATCAAGAGTTCTGGGCTCAGTTGAAAAATCTGCTTTTTATAGGAGTCATCCTTATTTGCTTCCTTCCCTACCAGTGCTTTCGGATTTATTACCTGTACACTGTGGCAAACTCAAGAGGCTGTAACTACAATGTTGCATTTTATAATGAAATCTTCTTGAGTATAACAGCGATTAGCTGCTTTGATTTGCTGCTTTTTGTTCTTGGGGGAAGCCACTGGTTTAGGCAAAAGATAATTGACCTATGGAATTGTCTTCTATGCCGTTAG